One genomic region from Shewanella aestuarii encodes:
- a CDS encoding Fic family protein — protein MWLWQQDSWPAFTWNQKIIAPLVRQTRLNQGILLGKMASQCNDQNQSLLDTLISNIVHSSAIEGEKLDAFSVRSSLANKLGLSEDKPFPTTIQTDGLAEIMLDAIENLEEPLSQKRILHWHSCLFPDGYTLLNPVIGGQLRGSHPMQVVSGRIDRPVIHFEAPGREILDVELGAFITWFNDSKEDTALDPLIRAAICHLWFVTLHPLDDGNGRITRLLTDLALAQAEQQSVRFYAMSVGILANRKRYYEVLETTQKGGLDITPWLSWFLEILNETFADVLCGIDETLFKTNYWLRIDQTKLTSEQVKVLNRMLDGDFEDGINTSQYHKVAKVSKATATRHLSALVHGGCLVKSEAGGRSTRYLLAR, from the coding sequence ATGTGGTTATGGCAACAGGACAGTTGGCCTGCTTTTACATGGAACCAAAAAATAATAGCACCATTAGTAAGGCAAACTCGGCTAAACCAAGGTATTTTGTTAGGTAAAATGGCGAGTCAATGTAATGACCAAAATCAAAGTCTACTAGATACCCTGATTTCCAATATCGTTCATTCAAGTGCCATTGAAGGCGAGAAGTTAGACGCTTTTTCGGTTCGTTCATCTTTAGCTAATAAATTGGGGTTGTCAGAAGATAAGCCGTTTCCCACCACCATACAAACTGACGGTCTTGCTGAAATAATGCTAGATGCGATTGAAAACCTTGAGGAGCCCTTAAGTCAAAAGCGGATACTTCATTGGCATTCTTGCTTATTTCCTGATGGTTATACTTTATTAAATCCAGTTATTGGAGGACAACTTAGGGGGAGTCATCCAATGCAAGTGGTTTCGGGGCGAATAGACAGGCCAGTAATTCACTTTGAAGCCCCAGGAAGGGAAATACTCGATGTAGAATTAGGCGCATTTATAACTTGGTTTAATGACTCTAAAGAAGATACGGCACTTGACCCGTTAATTAGAGCAGCAATATGCCATCTTTGGTTTGTCACCTTGCACCCTTTAGATGATGGGAACGGTCGAATTACACGCTTATTAACAGACTTAGCATTGGCGCAGGCTGAACAACAATCAGTCCGTTTTTATGCTATGTCAGTGGGTATATTAGCTAACCGTAAACGTTATTACGAGGTACTAGAAACAACTCAAAAAGGAGGTTTAGATATAACCCCTTGGTTGTCTTGGTTTCTTGAAATATTGAATGAAACGTTTGCAGATGTTCTCTGTGGAATAGACGAAACATTATTCAAAACCAATTATTGGCTTAGAATTGACCAGACTAAATTAACATCTGAGCAAGTCAAAGTGCTTAACCGAATGTTAGATGGAGATTTTGAAGATGGGATTAATACTAGTCAATATCACAAAGTTGCGAAGGTAAGTAAGGCAACTGCCACTAGACACTTATCGGCACTGGTCCATGGTGGGTGTCTAGTGAAGTCTGAGGCGGGTGGGCGAAGTACCAGATACTTGTTAGCTAGATAG
- the tnpA gene encoding IS66 family insertion sequence element accessory protein TnpA translates to MNTQEKHQYWSSLIEQQKQSDISITQFCAEQNISYQTFYTWAKKLRTQPEPQRLQPILVTDASVENVNVVTLVLANGLRAHLPIHLSAS, encoded by the coding sequence ATGAACACACAAGAAAAACACCAGTATTGGTCTTCATTAATCGAGCAGCAAAAACAAAGTGATATCAGTATCACTCAGTTTTGTGCTGAGCAGAACATAAGCTATCAAACCTTTTATACATGGGCCAAAAAACTTCGAACACAGCCAGAGCCTCAACGATTGCAACCCATTCTTGTGACAGATGCATCCGTCGAGAATGTAAATGTTGTCACGCTAGTCCTTGCAAATGGTTTGCGTGCTCACTTGCCAATTCATTTAAGCGCTAGCTAG